ATTCCTCTCATTTTTTTAATATTTCTTAAAATAGTGATAAAATCTTATCTTTTCTTTGTTTTCCTTCCCTTTTCGACTAAATTCGCACTATTTCCAAAATATAACTGAATTTTGTCGAATTATTTTTTTAAAAAATAAAAGCAAAATAGGGGAAATATACCTATTTTGCTTAAAAGGTTTATTAGGTCAGCACCCATCAGCTAGTGCAATTCACTAAAACGGTGCTGCCGCTTTTCAATTTTAACTCGCTTTATTTTTTGGTGTTTCGTATATATTAATTCCAGCTTCATTTAGCATCCACTCGATATGCACCCCATATCCTGAGGTAGGATCATTGACAAAAACATGTGTAACGGCTCCAATCAGCTTTCCATCTTGAATGATCGGACTTCCACTCATGCCTTGAACAATTCCACCTGTCTTTTCGAGGAGCTTAGGATCTGTTACTTTTATAACCATACCCTTTGTAGCTGGAAATTTTTGCGGAATTGTGCTAACAATTTCGATATTAAATTCTTCAACTTGGTCATTATTTACCACTGTTAAAATTTTCGCTGGTCCTTCTTTTACTTGATGGGATAAAGCTATTGGCAGTGGTTTATCCAGGACACCATTTTTTAACTCTTTATTTAATTCACCAAAAATACCGAACGGACTGTTTTTTTGAATATTACCAACAACTTCACGATCTGAAGAAAAATGGGCAAGCTTTTCACCAGGATCTCCATGACTTCCCTTTTCTATGGATGTTACCGTAGAACGAACTATCTGGCCATCTTCAACCACAATTGGCTGTTTTGTATCCATGTCTGAAATTACATGTCCAAGGGCACCATATTTTTTAGATTGTGGATGTACAAAGGTCATTGTCCCAATTCCAGCAGCTGAATCTCTTATATATAAACCCAGTTTATAGGTGTTTTCCCCTTTATCTTTTAATGGAGTAAGTTTAGTGGTGAATTTGCCGCTTTCTCGATTTATTACCATATCGAGGGCTTTACCATCTTGTCCTGCTGTTTGCACAAATGGTGCAACATCAGTCATTTTTTCAATTTTGTTTCCATTAATTTCTGTGATAATATCTCCAATTTTTATTCCTGCAAGTTCACCGGGGGACTTTTTCCCATTAACGGTATTAATTAAATGGTGGCCAACAACCAAAACGCCTACAGTATTTAACTTAACACCGATTGATTGACCGCCAGGTATAACTCTAAAATCATTTAAGACATGTACATCGACCTTTTTAATAGGGATACCTGCATATTCTAAAAGCACTTCATTTTTGCCTTTTTCAGTTGCTATCACTGATACCGAATGTTTATCCTGATCAAGTGTGATATTCGATTTTTGAGAATTGAATTTGGCTGATACCGGGGCAGCCTTTTGGAATGTGTAATTCTGTCCTTCAAAAACTGTAATGTTTTTTGGTATTGCTAGGTATCGCTGTAAAGGCTGAAAAAAAATTAGGCTAATTAATGAAACAAGGAGAATTCCACCAATAATCTTTCTAATTATTTCTAACTTCAAACTTTTCACTCTCCTCGCTTCTTTTCACTACATTTAAATGGCTACATCTATAATTTTGCCTCCTTGACAATCATTTATAACTGGTATAAACATAAAAAAGCTACCCTTATTGGATAGCTTTTCAAATTTTCCCGCTTTTACGTGTGCATGACTCCTACATAAGACTTTCAAGGCACTAAAAAGAAATTTTTAGGGTCAACTACCCGTAAAAGTCCGATTTTTATTTTCTTCAGCTAAATAAAGTAATTCCTCTGCATGTTTTTTCGTTAAATCAGTGATTTCTGCACCAGAAATCATCCGGCCAATTTCTTTAATTTTTTCTTCAATACCTAAAGGAGTGACAGATGTTTTCGTTCTTCCCCCTTTAATAATCTTGGCAATAAATAAATGTGTATCGGCCATTGCTGCCACTTGTGGTAAATGGGATATACACATAACCTGTGAACCTGACGCAACTTTATAGATTTTTTCTGCAATTGATTGGGCAACCCTCCCACTAACACCAGTATCCACTTCGTCGAAAATAATGGAAGTAACTCCTTGATGCTTGGAAAAAATACTCTTTAGGGCCAGCATGATTCGTGATAATTCTCCTCCAGATGCAACTTTTGATAATGGCTTCAATGGTTCTCCTGGATTCGTTGAAATATAAAATTCGACATGGTCGACTCCATTTTTTGAAAAATGCTGAAGATCGGATTCAAAACGAATATCAAAAACCGTTTTTGCCATATACAATTCTTTTAGTTCTTTATGGATTAATTTTGTTAGCTTTTCAGCCCATTTATGACGAAGTTCGGTTAATTGCTTAGCTTCAAGAACTAAGTCTTTTCGAATGGAACTTAGTTCTTTTTCCAATTCTCCAATATGCGTTTCTTTATTTTGAAGTGTTTCAATTTCTTCTTCAATTTTTATCGCATATTCAACTATTTCATCAATTGTTTTGCCATATTTGCGTTTTAATTGGTTAATTTCATTTAATCGGTCATCAATTTCATTTAACCGCCCAGGATCGTACTCTAATACATCTAATTCATTTCTTAAAGAGCGCGCTGCATCCTCCAATTGATAAAAGCTGTTTGATATGGATTCAAATATTTCTTTATATGCCGAATCCAGTGTGGCAGCATCTTCAAGGTAACCCATGACCATACCAATCCAATCAAGCCCCTTCTGTTCACCATGTAAGGCTGTATAGCCTGATTGGATCGCTTCAAATACACGTTCGAAATTACCCAGTTTTCTTTTTTCCTCGGAAAGTTCTTCATCTTCACGGGGTTTTAAATCGGCCTTTTGAATCTCATCTAATTGAAATTGAATTAAATCTAGACGATGTGCTGTTTGCTGATCATTTTCGCTCAAATGTTTAAGCTTATGTAATGTATGCTCATATCGTCGAAATACCTGTATGTATTCGTCGAGAGAATCTTTTATTTCTTCAGATCCGAATTGATCAAGCAATGGTAAATGTCTTGTCTCATCCATCAATTCCTGATGCTCATGCTGTCCATGGATATCAACAAGGGTGCCGCCAATTTCTCGAAGCGTTGATATTGTAACCAATTTTCCGTTTATACGACAAACACTTTTTCCTGTTCTGGAAATATCTCGACGTAAAACTACCATTCCTTCTTCAATGTCAATCCCAAATTCGAGTGCTTTAATCATAACTGGATGGTTTGGGTCATCTAGTTGGAATAAACCTTCTATTTCTGCCTTTTCTTCTCCGTGACGGACGAATTCTGCTGATCCCCTTCCGCCTACTAGTAAATGAATCGCATCAATTATAATGGACTTTCCGGCACCTGTTTCACCGGTTAAAACGGTCAATCCTTTTTCAAAAGAGATGGATAGGGCTTCGATAATGGCGAAATTTTTTATTGATAATTCTGCTAACAAGAAACTCTCCCCCAAATTAAAGCATGTCAAGGAATCGATTTGAAATGACTTCTGTATCTTCCGGTGTTCGGCAAATAATTAACATCGTATCATCACCACAGATCGTTCCTAATATTTCTTCCCAATCAAGGTTGTCGATTAATGCACCAATTGCCATTGCATTACCAGGCAGGCATTTCATAACGAGCAAATGACCAGCTGAATCAATTCTAACAAACGCATCGATTAATGATCTTTTTAATTTTTGTAATGGATTAAATCTTTGGTCTGCAGGCAAGCTGTACTTATAACGGCCATCAATTAATGGAACTTTAACAAGATGCAGTTCTTTAATATCTCGTGACACTGTGGCCTGCGTTATATTATAGCCTGCATTTTTAAGCTCATCCACTAACTCATCCTGTGTTTCAATATCATTGCTGGCAATAATTTCTCTAATTTTTATATGGCGTTGACCTTTATTCATTTTTTCACCTCATAGTCATAAAAACATTAGAGTATTTTGTACTATAATGTTGTATCTATCCATATGTTAGCCGATATTTCCAAACTTGTACATTTATTCTTAATAAAAATACATGTACATGCAATAAAAGGATAGGCATTGCCCATCCTTTTTAGTTTTGTTTCGTATGAAATTCTTTATGTGATTCATTTACAACTTCAGATGGACTGACTGGTAATTGAAAAACCCCTGCTTCTCGGTCACCTTCCCATTTAAGATGAAGTAAGAACTCAATATTTCCATCACCGCCGGTAATAGGTGAATAAGACAAATTTGTTATAGTGAATCCTTGCTCAATAGAAAAATTAATTATTTTTTCTATTACTTGTAAATGCACTTTTTCATCCCGAACAATCCCTTTTTTACCAACCTGTTCACGTCCTGCCTCGAATTGCGGCTTTATAAGGGCAATAATATCACTTCCAGGTATTAGAATTGTTTTTAACACAGGCAATATTAAGGTTAAGGAGATAAATGAAACATCAATCGTAGCAAAGTTCGGCATTTCACCGCCTAAGTCTGCAGGTGTTACGTAGCGGAAATTTGTTCTTTCCATCACCACAACGCGTTCATCTTGTCTTAGCTTCCAAGCAAGCTGATTGTATCCTACATCTAAGGCATATGACATTTTCGCTCCATTTTGCAGTGCACAATCGGTAAACCCCCCAGTTGAAGCACCAATGTCTAATAAAACTTTTTCTACGATATTTACTTCAAAAACCTTTAGTGCCTTTTCAAGCTTTAATCCTCCACGGCTGACATAAGGGAGCATATTCCCCTTTATATTTAGCGGAATATCAACTTTTACCTTTTCACCAGGTTTATCTAACCGCTCTTCATTTGAATATACTAGCCCTGCCATAATAGCTCTTTTTGCCTTTTCCCTCGTCTCAATTAAACCTCTTTCCACGAGTAACACGTCTAATCTTTCTTTATTTTTCATTTTTTAAGCCCTTTGCTGTTTTTTCCTTGCCAGAATGGAAGTCCTTTTGATTACTTCTTCCGTCGTTAAGCCAATCTCTTGAAGAAGGGAGCCTACATCACCATGTTCAATAAATTGGTCTGGGATTCCAATTCGGTCTATTTGTGTGTGATAAAATCCTTGGGTCTGAGCGTATTCAAGAACGGCACTACCAAATCCTCCTTGTAAAACGGCCTCCTCAATTGTGAGAAGCGGGATATTTTTTTCTAATAGGCTGGTCAACATTTTTTCATCTAGCGGCTTTATAAACCGGGCATTTACAACCCTTACTGAAATACCTTGCTTTTCTAGAGCCAAGGCTGCTTCCATGGCCATCGGAATCGTTGTACCAAAAGTTAAAATAGCCGCATCATCACCGTCTTTTAAAACCTCCCATGTACCAATAGGAATGTTTCGAAATTTCTCATCCATAGGGACACCAATTCCATTGCCGCGCGGGAATCTCATCGCGATTGGGCCATCATTATATTCCATGGCAGTATATATCATATGCTGTCCTTCATTTTCGTCTTTTGGCATCATGAGGACGATATTGGGTACATGCCTTAAAAAGGCAATATCAAATACACCTTGGTGTGTTTCACCATCTGCACCAACTAAACCTGCACGGTCAATTCCAATAAAAACATTTAAATTTTGCCGGCAAATATCATGGACAACCTGGTCATAGGCCCGTTGTAAAAATGTAGAGTAAATAGCTAAAAATGGCTTCATGTTTTGCGTTGCTAATCCTGCAGCTACTGTTGCAGCATGCTGTTCGGCGATCCCAACATC
The DNA window shown above is from Neobacillus sp. WH10 and carries:
- the spoIVB gene encoding SpoIVB peptidase, which encodes MKLEIIRKIIGGILLVSLISLIFFQPLQRYLAIPKNITVFEGQNYTFQKAAPVSAKFNSQKSNITLDQDKHSVSVIATEKGKNEVLLEYAGIPIKKVDVHVLNDFRVIPGGQSIGVKLNTVGVLVVGHHLINTVNGKKSPGELAGIKIGDIITEINGNKIEKMTDVAPFVQTAGQDGKALDMVINRESGKFTTKLTPLKDKGENTYKLGLYIRDSAAGIGTMTFVHPQSKKYGALGHVISDMDTKQPIVVEDGQIVRSTVTSIEKGSHGDPGEKLAHFSSDREVVGNIQKNSPFGIFGELNKELKNGVLDKPLPIALSHQVKEGPAKILTVVNNDQVEEFNIEIVSTIPQKFPATKGMVIKVTDPKLLEKTGGIVQGMSGSPIIQDGKLIGAVTHVFVNDPTSGYGVHIEWMLNEAGINIYETPKNKAS
- the recN gene encoding DNA repair protein RecN, producing the protein MLAELSIKNFAIIEALSISFEKGLTVLTGETGAGKSIIIDAIHLLVGGRGSAEFVRHGEEKAEIEGLFQLDDPNHPVMIKALEFGIDIEEGMVVLRRDISRTGKSVCRINGKLVTISTLREIGGTLVDIHGQHEHQELMDETRHLPLLDQFGSEEIKDSLDEYIQVFRRYEHTLHKLKHLSENDQQTAHRLDLIQFQLDEIQKADLKPREDEELSEEKRKLGNFERVFEAIQSGYTALHGEQKGLDWIGMVMGYLEDAATLDSAYKEIFESISNSFYQLEDAARSLRNELDVLEYDPGRLNEIDDRLNEINQLKRKYGKTIDEIVEYAIKIEEEIETLQNKETHIGELEKELSSIRKDLVLEAKQLTELRHKWAEKLTKLIHKELKELYMAKTVFDIRFESDLQHFSKNGVDHVEFYISTNPGEPLKPLSKVASGGELSRIMLALKSIFSKHQGVTSIIFDEVDTGVSGRVAQSIAEKIYKVASGSQVMCISHLPQVAAMADTHLFIAKIIKGGRTKTSVTPLGIEEKIKEIGRMISGAEITDLTKKHAEELLYLAEENKNRTFTGS
- the argR gene encoding transcriptional regulator ArgR; the encoded protein is MNKGQRHIKIREIIASNDIETQDELVDELKNAGYNITQATVSRDIKELHLVKVPLIDGRYKYSLPADQRFNPLQKLKRSLIDAFVRIDSAGHLLVMKCLPGNAMAIGALIDNLDWEEILGTICGDDTMLIICRTPEDTEVISNRFLDML
- a CDS encoding TlyA family RNA methyltransferase; amino-acid sequence: MKNKERLDVLLVERGLIETREKAKRAIMAGLVYSNEERLDKPGEKVKVDIPLNIKGNMLPYVSRGGLKLEKALKVFEVNIVEKVLLDIGASTGGFTDCALQNGAKMSYALDVGYNQLAWKLRQDERVVVMERTNFRYVTPADLGGEMPNFATIDVSFISLTLILPVLKTILIPGSDIIALIKPQFEAGREQVGKKGIVRDEKVHLQVIEKIINFSIEQGFTITNLSYSPITGGDGNIEFLLHLKWEGDREAGVFQLPVSPSEVVNESHKEFHTKQN